One Microcebus murinus isolate Inina chromosome 9, M.murinus_Inina_mat1.0, whole genome shotgun sequence DNA window includes the following coding sequences:
- the CCDC126 gene encoding coiled-coil domain-containing protein 126 has product MFFTISRKNMSQKLSLLLLVFGLIWGLMLLHYTFQQPRHQSSVKLREQILDLSKRYVKALAEENKNTVDVENGASMAGYADLKRTIAVLLDDILQRLVKLENKVDYIVVNGSATNSTNGTSGNLVPVTTNKRINASGSIR; this is encoded by the exons ATGTTTTTTACAATCTCAAGAAAAAATATGTCTCAAAAATTGAGTTTACTGTTGCTTGTATTTGGACTTATTTGGGGATTGATGTTACTGCACTACACTTTTCAACAACCAAGACATCAAAGCAGTGTCAAGTTACGTGAACAAATACTAGATTTAAGCAAAAGATACGTTAAAGCTCTAGCAGAGGAAAATAAGAACACAGTGGATGTCGAGAATGGTGCTTCTATGGCAGGATATG CGGATCTGAAAAGAACAATTGCTGTTCTTTTGGATGATATTTTGCAGCGCTTGGTGAAGCTGGAGAACAAAGTCGACTATATTGTTGTGAATGGCTCCGCAACCAATAGTACTAACGGTACTAGTGGGAATTTGGTACCAGTAaccacaaataaaagaataaatgcatcAGGCAGCATTAGATAG